Below is a genomic region from Candidatus Chlorobium masyuteum.
TTAGGCTGCGTGAAGGAGAGCAGTTTCATGAGCAGTGTACCGGCCTTTCCTGACAGATCGAGTTTTGGAAGTGCGTATTTGCGGAAGCCGGAAGATTTGAGCAGTGCAACAAGATCCCGCATGTGCATGGCATCTCCGGAACAGAGATAACGTCCGCTTGCAGCACCGTTCGTCATGGCAAGAAGATGCGCTTTGGCCACATCGCGGACATCGACAAAACCCCAGTTGATATCCATAATGCCGGGATAGACACCGGTCATGATGTCGCGGATGATCTGGTTCGTGGTGTTGAGCGAAGGACCGAGTGAAGGGCCGACCACCATGAAGGGGTTGATAACGACCAGATCAAATGCCGGTTTTTTCTGCATGATGAAATCCCATGCTGCCCGTTCGGCAAGGGTTTTGGAGTACTGGTAGGGGTGTCGATCAAGGGAAGACATGGTATTCCAGTCTTTTTCGGTAAAGACTTTTGAGCTCTCCGGCTCATCGGTGATTGCGGCAATCGAGGAGGTGAACACCACCCGTTTGACACCGCCTGATTTCATGCAGCTATGCAGTATACTCTCCGTGCCGTCCACCGCAGGATCAACCAGATCCTCCTGGGGATTTTTGACATTGATCTCGTAGGGACTTGCGGTATGGATAACATAGTCGCATCCGTCAACCGCCCGGTCATAGGCATTCGCTTGAAGCAGATCAGCCTTTACCAGTTCAAGCCGTTCTTCAGCTCCCGGCAGATTGAGCAGAAAGGGATAGTTTTCAGCACTTTTGCGAACGGTTCCCCTTACCCTGTAGCCCTCCCGGAGCAGATCCCTGACGATATATGCGGCAATAAATCCGGAGGCTCCGGTGACACAGACGGGTTTACTGGTGATCATAATTTGAACAATACTGAATGGTTGAAATAAAGGGCATCTCTATTAATTTATTCCGCGATTCGATTGCTTCGTTGGGCGGTGCTCGAAATCCTCAAGTACTACGTGTACATTCCGGTTTCTGCGCTGCCTCGCACTCAAACCGCTCACGACAATTTATAGAGATGTCCTAAAGGTTGTTACTTCCTTTTCAGGATTGAACCGGGCACAGCGCTTCTGCCGTTTTTTTGTGCGCCCTGAGTATTCCCGGCATATCCTGCCACTGAACAAAGCTTACAAGAATCGGCGGTGCAAAAAAGAGTGGCTTGATCTCCGCATGGTAGGAGAGTATGGTTCCTTTCAGTGAGTCACGGCTCTCAAGAATCCACTCTCCCCGGTAGACGCTGAAATCACCCTCCACCTGTTCGAAAGAGACTTTTTTCAGGTACTCCTCCCTCAATCGCAAGCGAAAATTAACGGTTTTTTCGAAAAAAAAGATGCCGGTTTTTCCGGTCTGGTCAAGCATAACCTCATTGCCCTTGCGTTCAACAATGCTGCTCGCGACCACTTTCGGCAGGGTTTTGTTCAGATGGTCATAATCAGTCAGGGCTTTCCAGACACACTCTATCGGGGCATCTATCAGGATTTTCCCGTTAACTTTTACGATGTCGTTCGCAAGAAAGGCAAGATCCACAAGAGTTTCTCCACTCTTGAGCCGGGATATCTCGCTTGAATGCTGTTCCATAGTGCTATTGTCGTTACATGCTTTGCGCAACTGATTTATTAACATAAATCTTTACTGCACGGAAGCCCTCTGTATTTCAATGTACAAGCATATGCATGACTCTGCAACGTTTGTTTCATCAAACGTCATGAACAATGGCTTTTTGAGAATAGTTCTCGCTCAGAACGGTGCGGTGAGTTCTATCCCTTGTGGAAGGGATAGCTACTGTAGAGTCTCAACAGAAAAGAGTTTCCGGATGGCGGGGCTGACATCGGTTGGGCGACCGCTTTTGCGGTCAATGGGGCACAAGACTGGTCTGACAATGGCAAGCGGGCAGAGGCTCAACGCATGCACAATTTCGGTATGGCGGTCGAATGCAAACCGGGAGGCGTTGCCGATCCATGTGCGTACCAGAACCGTATCACCCAACAGGGCAGGCCGTTTGTAATCGATCTCATGACGTCGTATTACCCAGATGAGCTTCTCCTGTTCATCCACAGGCGCAATGGCACTCCAGTGCGCCATTGCCGCCTCCTGCACCCAGCGCAGATAGACCACGTTGTTGACATGGCCGAGCATGTCAATATCCTCCGGCTCCACCCTTATAGTTATGGAAAATCGCTCCTTACTCATGGCACACACTCTCTCTTCGGGCGTTGTTGAAAAAACATGATACAGAGTGACGTAACGCCAACCCTTATGCCTTTCTATTGTATCGTACTTTATTTTGAAAAGTCGCGTGCATATGATTACAATATAGCAAGCGAGTTTTTCCTGAAGTACAGTCTTTTCCGGAGTTTTTTCTGAAGTTCCGTCCTGTTATGGGGAGTGTTTTTTTCAGGATAACCCTATAAATTCGGGCTCATGATCGCAAAGTTCGAGCAGCGTCTGTTAGTTGCCCTTCGGGCATTTAACCATATTCTGCATGCCTTTCTGGCGGTTGCTCTGGTGCTGGCCAGTCTGATGGTTGTCTGGGAGTTTTCCGTTTCGGTATTTCATGCAATTCAGAATAACAATCTTGCGCACGGGTTCCTGCAGGCATTGGGTACGCTCTTTATTGTCTGGACACTTTCAAGCCTGATCTCTGCTGAAATCAACTTTGTGCAGACCGGTGTTTTTCATGTGGTCGTTTTCATTGAAGTTGCCATGATCACCCTTCTCCGCCAGCTCATCTCCGAACCGGTAAGAAGTGCAACAGCGGGGCAGAGTGTGGACGAGATTTTCAATTCATGGCACTATGGTCTTCTGCTTGCATCCCTGCTCGTGATCGGCATCCTGCACAAACTGGTAACGAGCTCCAGCAAAAAAGAGCTGTAATAGGAAGAGAGTTCTTTGAGGGCGGAATGGGTACAGGAGATCAGGGTGCAATGCCTCGTTGCCAATGTCCCCGTATTTTTCTGACAATATGCCGCTCCTCTGGAGCTGAAGAGAAGAGCAATCAGAAGCGTTGTTTTAAGTCCCACAGGGACGCGTTACAGGTAGAATCCCAGGCAAGGTGTCACACCCTCTCATTGTTTTATTTTCTCCCTGCTCATGTGCCAGGTATTGTTCAATATCTCGGCATTTACAAGGATAATGAGTATACTTTGTACGTTATACTGTAACGCAAAAGATGAAATTATGATAGCAATCAGTACAACGGAGTTGCGCAAAAACCTCCGTAAATATCTTAACATGGCTAATAAAGAGCGTGTCATCATCCAGTGTGGTGGCACAGAGACCTATGAGATTGTACCGGCCAAAAAAATAAGCGATACGGACAGGTATTTCTCAGATCCGAAGGTCATTAAGGCCATTGAACAGGGAAAAGCAGATGCCGAAGCTGGCAGGGTGACAAGGATAGCTGATCCGGATGATCTATGGCCAAGTATTTGAATAATATGGGGAGCTGTTTCATAAACGACAATCTTTCTTCGTATGATTACCACTGAAACGCTTGATTTTCTCCGGGAACTGAAACTGAACAATGACCGGGGGTGGTTTGAGATTCACAAGAAAGAGTATCAGCATGCCTATGGTGAGTTTCTTGATACCGTGGTGAAGCTGATTCTGGCGATTGGCGAGTTTGATAAAGATGTTGCCGGATCGCACCTTGATCCGAAGTCCTGCATCATGCGCATCAACCGCGATGTCCGGTTTTCGAAGGATAAGTCACCCTACAAAACCAACTTTTTTGCCTTTATCAACAGGGGTGGCCGTAAAAGTCCCTACGGTGGTTACTACTTCCATATAGAACCGGGAGAATCGTTTATCGGGGGTGGAATCTATATGCCGGAACCGGCAGTGCTTGATCAGTTGAGAGGTGAAATCGACCGGCATTTCAGTGAGTGGCACTCCATTATTTCAAAAAAAGAGTTCATCTCCCGTTTTCCGAAAGGTGTTGAGCCTTCGGGCAGCCTGAAGAGGCCGCCGAAAGGGTATGAAGTCACCAATCCCGCAATGGAGTATCTCAAGTTCAAGGGGTACTACACCCAGCAGTTTCTTTCCGACAGGGAGGTCACCGATTCGGCTCTCATAAGCCGGATTTCCGATACCTTTCTCTCCTCCAAACCGATGATTGATTTTTTGAACAGGGCGCTTTAGCCCCTCCAAAACGGGTGTACATTTTTTATGAGCAGCTCAAGCGAGCCTTTGTCAACTGCCTTTGAAAAAGCAACCTATGACAAGGTGGCCCTGCATCTGATCCCCTTTCTGTTTATCTGCTACATTCTCGCCTATCTCGACAGGGTCAATGTCGGTTTTGCCAAACTTCAAATGTGCAGTGATCTGGGCTTCAGCGATACCGCTTATGGAACAGGAGCCGGAATTTTCTTTATCGGTTATCTTCTGTTCGAAGTGCCGAGCAACATCATTCTTTCGAAAATCGGAGCACGTATCTGGATAGCGCGCATCATGATTACCTGGGGCGTGATTGCCTCGATGCAGCTTTTTGTATCCAGCGAGCCGATTTTTTATCTCCTGCGTTTTTTTCTCGGTGTGGCTGAAGCCGGTTTTTTTCCCGGAATCATCCTCTATCTCACCACATGGTTCCCTTCAGAGTACCGCGCAAGAATGGTCGCATGGTTCATGACAGCAGTTGCCATTGCCGGAGTTGCAGGTGGCCCTGTTTCGGGAGTTATACTTGAAACAATGGACGGGGTGGGATCTCTTCAGGGTTGGCAGTGGCTCTTTATCCTTGAAGGCGTTCCCTCGGCACTGATGGGCCTCTGTGTGCTTTTTTATCTTGACAACACTCCTGACGATGCTGTGTGGCTGAACGCCCCGGAGAGAGAGCTTCTGACGAAGCGGCTTGCCGATGATGAACTCCGGAAGGGTTCAGACGGCAGACCGGCATATACCGTAAGGGATGCGTTCGGAATGCCGGAGGTCTGGATGCTCAGTGCGCTCTATTTCTCTATCGTGATGGGGCTTTACGGCATCTCTTTCTGGCTTCCGCAAATCATAAGGGAGAGCATTACCGCTGATGAATCCCTGATAGGATGGATCTCCGTCATCCCCTGGCTGAGTGCTGCGGTGGTCATGGTGATCAACGGTGTTCATTCCGACCTGACCGGTGAACGGCGCTGGCATATTGCTTTTTCCTGCCTCATCGGATCTGCCGCTTTTGCGCTCAGTGCCATGCCTTTTGCCGGAGGATGGTACGGTATAGCAGCTCTTTCTGTTGCTACCGCAGGCATCATGTCGGCCCTCTCCTGCTTCTGGTCGCTTCCACCATCAATTCTGGCCGGTAGTGCGGCAGCGGCAG
It encodes:
- a CDS encoding phosphate-starvation-inducible PsiE family protein, coding for MIAKFEQRLLVALRAFNHILHAFLAVALVLASLMVVWEFSVSVFHAIQNNNLAHGFLQALGTLFIVWTLSSLISAEINFVQTGVFHVVVFIEVAMITLLRQLISEPVRSATAGQSVDEIFNSWHYGLLLASLLVIGILHKLVTSSSKKEL
- a CDS encoding type II toxin-antitoxin system Phd/YefM family antitoxin — protein: MIAISTTELRKNLRKYLNMANKERVIIQCGGTETYEIVPAKKISDTDRYFSDPKVIKAIEQGKADAEAGRVTRIADPDDLWPSI
- a CDS encoding MFS transporter encodes the protein MSSSSEPLSTAFEKATYDKVALHLIPFLFICYILAYLDRVNVGFAKLQMCSDLGFSDTAYGTGAGIFFIGYLLFEVPSNIILSKIGARIWIARIMITWGVIASMQLFVSSEPIFYLLRFFLGVAEAGFFPGIILYLTTWFPSEYRARMVAWFMTAVAIAGVAGGPVSGVILETMDGVGSLQGWQWLFILEGVPSALMGLCVLFYLDNTPDDAVWLNAPERELLTKRLADDELRKGSDGRPAYTVRDAFGMPEVWMLSALYFSIVMGLYGISFWLPQIIRESITADESLIGWISVIPWLSAAVVMVINGVHSDLTGERRWHIAFSCLIGSAAFALSAMPFAGGWYGIAALSVATAGIMSALSCFWSLPPSILAGSAAAAGIAIINSFGNIAGYVSPEMAGIIRDATGGRMTIVLALFSASLLTAALLTLLVTRGEGGRGERKNRDL
- a CDS encoding SDR family oxidoreductase, translating into MITSKPVCVTGASGFIAAYIVRDLLREGYRVRGTVRKSAENYPFLLNLPGAEERLELVKADLLQANAYDRAVDGCDYVIHTASPYEINVKNPQEDLVDPAVDGTESILHSCMKSGGVKRVVFTSSIAAITDEPESSKVFTEKDWNTMSSLDRHPYQYSKTLAERAAWDFIMQKKPAFDLVVINPFMVVGPSLGPSLNTTNQIIRDIMTGVYPGIMDINWGFVDVRDVAKAHLLAMTNGAASGRYLCSGDAMHMRDLVALLKSSGFRKYALPKLDLSGKAGTLLMKLLSFTQPKDTGTYIRTNVGRTFRYDNAKIRRELGLSFMDIKQSIIEAVEDMVKWGHLPKR
- a CDS encoding SRPBCC family protein, with product MEQHSSEISRLKSGETLVDLAFLANDIVKVNGKILIDAPIECVWKALTDYDHLNKTLPKVVASSIVERKGNEVMLDQTGKTGIFFFEKTVNFRLRLREEYLKKVSFEQVEGDFSVYRGEWILESRDSLKGTILSYHAEIKPLFFAPPILVSFVQWQDMPGILRAHKKTAEALCPVQS
- a CDS encoding acyl-CoA thioesterase; protein product: MSKERFSITIRVEPEDIDMLGHVNNVVYLRWVQEAAMAHWSAIAPVDEQEKLIWVIRRHEIDYKRPALLGDTVLVRTWIGNASRFAFDRHTEIVHALSLCPLAIVRPVLCPIDRKSGRPTDVSPAIRKLFSVETLQ
- a CDS encoding DUF2461 domain-containing protein, whose amino-acid sequence is MITTETLDFLRELKLNNDRGWFEIHKKEYQHAYGEFLDTVVKLILAIGEFDKDVAGSHLDPKSCIMRINRDVRFSKDKSPYKTNFFAFINRGGRKSPYGGYYFHIEPGESFIGGGIYMPEPAVLDQLRGEIDRHFSEWHSIISKKEFISRFPKGVEPSGSLKRPPKGYEVTNPAMEYLKFKGYYTQQFLSDREVTDSALISRISDTFLSSKPMIDFLNRAL